The Peribacillus sp. FSL E2-0218 genome contains a region encoding:
- a CDS encoding DUF1878 family protein produces the protein MRNINEEIDILRFHQGLLLNLIRNPEARLDFLFVEKNFTKQEAEALLGLCDILSKRYEIEKAEGYMNFRPLFNQFEGKVNPKITTKECIDACLSQGLYVSFMREMDRV, from the coding sequence ATGAGAAATATAAATGAAGAAATAGACATACTCCGTTTTCATCAGGGGCTTTTACTGAACCTGATACGCAATCCAGAGGCAAGATTGGACTTTTTGTTTGTGGAAAAAAATTTCACGAAGCAGGAGGCGGAAGCGCTGCTGGGGTTATGTGATATTTTGAGCAAACGCTATGAAATAGAAAAAGCGGAAGGATACATGAACTTTCGACCGCTTTTTAACCAATTTGAAGGGAAGGTCAATCCAAAAATAACGACAAAGGAATGCATTGACGCATGCCTCTCACAAGGTTTATATGTATCCTTCATGAGGGAAATGGATAGAGTGTGA
- a CDS encoding sporulation YhaL family protein: MDMPIWIWFVFIGIIVSAVMSIWTARQERLIDDAWIEKEGQKYIERMEEERERRKKDINQGA, from the coding sequence ATGGACATGCCAATTTGGATCTGGTTCGTGTTTATTGGAATAATTGTCAGTGCAGTCATGTCAATTTGGACAGCTAGGCAGGAGCGCCTCATAGATGATGCTTGGATAGAGAAGGAAGGCCAGAAGTACATTGAACGTATGGAAGAAGAGCGTGAGAGGCGTAAAAAGGATATCAATCAGGGAGCATAA
- a CDS encoding DUF3267 domain-containing protein produces the protein MYVSKFNGLWRADFKMNSWKTIDVAKQYGNCRLIFFSVFTILMSFVLIYTLLSAVSSRVVLYDDQTMLFFSLLVLLYPVHKLLHYLPLRLLCKKVKTSWSIKWRLVLTCNVNVHYPIRKHLYLLTLILPFFIMSVLLIGCALGFPHYIHYFTILLSLHTGLCVSDFIYIKNLVGSPGHSFIEEHREGYDILIQK, from the coding sequence ATGTATGTAAGTAAATTCAACGGTCTTTGGAGGGCTGATTTCAAAATGAACTCGTGGAAAACAATTGACGTGGCAAAACAATATGGGAATTGCCGTCTGATCTTTTTTTCAGTTTTTACTATATTGATGTCTTTTGTTTTGATCTATACATTATTAAGTGCCGTTTCATCCCGGGTTGTTTTGTATGACGATCAAACAATGCTTTTTTTTAGCCTATTAGTCTTATTATATCCTGTTCACAAACTATTACACTATTTACCTTTACGATTATTATGCAAAAAAGTAAAAACTTCTTGGTCCATTAAGTGGAGACTTGTGCTTACATGCAATGTAAATGTACATTATCCGATACGCAAGCATCTATATCTCTTGACCCTTATCCTACCCTTCTTCATTATGTCGGTCTTATTAATCGGTTGTGCACTTGGTTTTCCGCATTACATCCATTATTTCACCATTTTATTATCCCTGCATACCGGATTATGTGTATCGGATTTCATTTATATAAAGAACCTGGTTGGTTCACCAGGACATTCATTTATTGAAGAACATCGGGAAGGATACGACATCCTTATCCAAAAGTAA
- a CDS encoding DNA repair exonuclease: MSSVKFIHAADLHLDSPYTGLKDLPSRIVKELRESPFKAFQKIIHEAIFHQVDFIVLSGDLFDGENRSLRTQVRFRTEMEKLRQHQIPAYIIHGNHDHLSGTWITVELPENVHIFSGQTEVKLFEKADGTSVHLYGFSYPRRHVKERMIETYMKAEGADYHIGLLHGNLEGNAEHSPYSPFSLKELADKDFDYWALGHIHKHQVVSEDPLVIYSGNIQGRNRKESGEKGCMLIELDGDLGRHSFIGTSGVIWHSETIQVTADGGFDAIFKQCQELIEQKCLDGRSYLLELKLDAGAYAGEIAEYLDELTRILQEEEQAEAFVWVYKIKLIQTIPMIRSSKVSPFVAEISELASEFEDTEAASAALYHHPIARRFLDSMEPKEQKSLLDEAERWLLKVFETNE, from the coding sequence ATGAGCAGCGTGAAATTCATTCATGCGGCGGATCTCCATCTGGATAGCCCATATACAGGGCTGAAGGATTTGCCGTCAAGGATAGTAAAGGAATTAAGAGAAAGTCCATTCAAAGCCTTTCAAAAGATCATTCATGAGGCCATTTTCCATCAGGTTGACTTCATCGTCCTGTCTGGTGATTTGTTTGATGGTGAAAATCGCAGTCTCCGGACACAGGTGCGCTTTCGGACTGAAATGGAAAAACTACGGCAACATCAGATACCTGCCTATATCATACACGGAAATCATGATCATCTCAGCGGAACATGGATTACTGTGGAGCTCCCGGAAAATGTCCACATATTTTCAGGGCAAACGGAAGTGAAACTGTTCGAAAAAGCGGATGGGACAAGCGTCCACTTGTATGGGTTCAGTTATCCTCGCCGCCACGTAAAGGAGAGGATGATTGAAACCTACATGAAAGCTGAAGGCGCGGATTATCATATAGGGCTGCTTCACGGAAATTTGGAAGGCAACGCGGAACATAGCCCCTACTCCCCTTTTTCCCTGAAGGAACTGGCTGACAAGGATTTCGATTATTGGGCGCTGGGGCATATCCATAAGCATCAGGTGGTTTCAGAGGACCCCCTGGTGATTTACTCCGGAAATATCCAAGGCAGGAACCGCAAGGAATCTGGAGAAAAGGGATGCATGCTGATCGAACTCGATGGTGACTTGGGACGACATTCATTCATAGGGACCTCTGGGGTGATATGGCATAGTGAAACAATCCAAGTAACAGCAGATGGGGGTTTTGATGCAATCTTCAAGCAATGCCAGGAACTCATTGAGCAAAAATGCCTGGATGGAAGAAGCTATCTTTTGGAACTAAAGTTGGATGCCGGGGCATATGCAGGGGAAATTGCGGAATATCTTGACGAATTGACCCGGATTTTACAAGAAGAAGAGCAAGCGGAAGCGTTTGTCTGGGTGTATAAAATCAAGCTCATCCAGACAATTCCGATGATAAGGTCAAGCAAGGTATCTCCATTTGTGGCTGAGATTTCAGAGCTTGCTTCCGAGTTTGAGGATACGGAGGCTGCCTCTGCCGCTCTTTATCATCACCCGATTGCAAGAAGGTTTCTTGACTCGATGGAACCAAAAGAGCAGAAGTCACTTTTGGATGAAGCGGAAAGATGGCTTTTGAAGGTGTTTGAAACGAACGAATAG
- a CDS encoding ABC transporter ATP-binding protein codes for MRPVINTQSLSLGYGDKLIINDMNLDIPKGEITVFIGANGCGKSTLLRSVARLLKPQAGSIVLEGKAISSLSSKEVARKMAILPQSPTAPEGLTVYQLVKQGRYPYQSWLKQWSTEDEEKVQKAIEVTNLSELKERAVDELSGGQRQRAWIAMTLAQDTDIILLDEPTTYLDMTHQIEILDLLFDLNEFENRTIVMVLHDLNLACRYADNLVAVKDGSIYAEGRPEEIITPGLVQQVFGMECHISFDPIFGSPMCIPYGKGRYAQSRMKAMANG; via the coding sequence ATGCGACCAGTTATTAACACACAGTCTTTATCGCTCGGATATGGTGATAAATTAATAATAAATGATATGAATTTGGATATACCCAAAGGGGAGATCACTGTTTTCATCGGTGCCAATGGTTGTGGGAAGTCAACACTACTGCGATCGGTCGCACGCTTGTTGAAGCCGCAAGCGGGTTCGATCGTGCTTGAAGGCAAGGCGATATCGTCTTTGTCATCCAAGGAGGTAGCAAGAAAAATGGCGATTCTTCCACAATCGCCGACAGCTCCTGAAGGTCTTACCGTCTATCAGCTCGTGAAACAAGGAAGGTATCCGTATCAAAGTTGGTTGAAACAGTGGAGTACCGAGGATGAAGAGAAAGTTCAGAAGGCGATCGAAGTAACGAACCTGTCTGAATTGAAGGAACGTGCTGTCGACGAATTATCGGGAGGGCAGAGGCAGCGGGCATGGATCGCGATGACGTTGGCACAGGATACGGATATCATATTGCTGGATGAACCGACTACATATCTCGATATGACCCATCAAATTGAGATTCTTGACTTATTGTTCGATTTGAATGAGTTTGAGAATCGAACGATCGTTATGGTTCTTCATGATTTGAATTTGGCATGCCGTTATGCGGATAATTTGGTTGCGGTTAAAGACGGGTCGATATATGCAGAAGGACGACCAGAGGAAATCATCACGCCCGGGTTGGTTCAGCAAGTATTCGGGATGGAATGCCATATCTCCTTTGATCCAATTTTCGGCAGTCCCATGTGCATCCCGTATGGGAAGGGGCGTTACGCACAAAGCCGGATGAAAGCGATGGCCAATGGTTAA
- a CDS encoding YjcZ family sporulation protein has translation MSNGFNGGFALLVVLFILLIIVGAAYC, from the coding sequence ATGAGTAATGGATTTAACGGAGGTTTCGCCTTGTTAGTAGTGTTATTCATTTTATTAATAATTGTGGGAGCAGCCTATTGCTAA
- a CDS encoding peptidylprolyl isomerase has protein sequence MRKWALSIAVTAGLIGLTACNSDKEAVVETKAGDISKEEFYNVMKDRYGDTVLQELVYEKVLSEKYTVTDKEVKAKTAELKEQMGDNFQTALASSGYKSEDDLKRALKIGMLQEKAAVADITVKEADVKKAYEDYKPQIKARHILVKDQKTADEVKAKLDKGEDFAKLAKEYSTDTGSAEKGGELGWFGKGEMVPAFEEQAYKMKKDEISKPVKSDYGYHIIQLEDMKEKKSYKDMKKDLEYDLKVAQIDQTKVQDILNAEVKKADVKIKDKDLKDAITSGDATKAEK, from the coding sequence ATGAGGAAATGGGCATTATCAATTGCTGTGACTGCAGGGCTGATTGGACTTACAGCATGCAACAGCGACAAAGAGGCAGTCGTGGAAACGAAAGCGGGGGATATATCGAAAGAAGAATTTTACAATGTCATGAAGGACCGTTATGGTGACACCGTTCTTCAGGAACTTGTTTATGAAAAAGTTCTTTCTGAAAAATATACAGTAACGGATAAAGAAGTTAAGGCTAAAACGGCAGAACTTAAAGAGCAAATGGGTGATAATTTCCAAACAGCCCTAGCCTCTTCCGGATATAAGAGCGAAGATGATCTTAAACGTGCACTTAAGATCGGCATGCTTCAGGAAAAAGCTGCCGTTGCTGATATTACAGTCAAAGAAGCTGATGTGAAAAAAGCTTATGAAGACTACAAACCACAAATCAAAGCTAGGCATATTCTGGTAAAAGACCAAAAAACAGCTGATGAAGTGAAAGCTAAATTGGATAAAGGTGAAGACTTCGCCAAACTTGCCAAAGAATATTCAACAGACACAGGCTCTGCTGAAAAAGGCGGCGAACTTGGCTGGTTCGGAAAAGGTGAAATGGTTCCTGCATTCGAAGAGCAAGCCTACAAGATGAAGAAAGACGAAATCAGTAAACCGGTTAAATCGGATTATGGCTACCACATCATCCAACTTGAAGATATGAAAGAAAAGAAATCGTACAAGGATATGAAAAAAGATCTAGAATATGATTTGAAAGTCGCGCAAATCGACCAAACCAAGGTTCAAGATATTTTGAATGCTGAAGTGAAAAAAGCTGACGTGAAAATTAAAGATAAAGACCTTAAAGACGCCATCACTTCTGGTGACGCAACCAAAGCCGAAAAATAA
- a CDS encoding YtxH domain-containing protein produces the protein MKAKSLLIGFLTGTVVAGAATLLAAPSSGKDLRNRIKTNAEEMKTTIDELKVKMQNIKDDSLEATQISKETVKTFISDVQVVIENWKQEIEPNKNELLKNVQEIETSLKQLETAIPASKK, from the coding sequence ATGAAAGCAAAATCATTACTAATTGGCTTTTTAACCGGAACAGTCGTAGCGGGTGCCGCAACTTTGCTTGCAGCGCCGAGCTCTGGCAAGGACTTGCGGAATCGCATCAAAACGAATGCGGAAGAAATGAAGACTACCATTGATGAACTGAAGGTAAAGATGCAAAATATTAAAGATGACTCGCTGGAAGCCACTCAAATCAGCAAAGAAACGGTAAAAACCTTCATTTCTGACGTGCAGGTGGTCATCGAGAACTGGAAGCAGGAAATCGAACCGAATAAGAATGAATTACTGAAGAACGTTCAAGAAATTGAAACTTCATTAAAACAGTTAGAAACGGCCATCCCTGCTTCTAAAAAATAA
- a CDS encoding tryptophan transporter: protein MKTKTLVSLSLLIGIGAALHFIVPGFFLGMKPDMMLLMMFLAITLFPEKKNVFIVALAAGAISAMTTTFPGGQIPNIIDKLATAFLFYLLFISLKKFSTSVVTVSVLTAVGTIISGAVFLGSAYYLVSLPGPFVALFGAVVLPAVLLNTVAMVIIYPIVNGIVKKSNVTINA from the coding sequence ATGAAAACGAAAACCCTTGTATCACTGTCCCTATTAATCGGGATCGGGGCTGCCCTGCATTTTATCGTTCCAGGCTTCTTCCTTGGAATGAAACCGGATATGATGCTGTTGATGATGTTTTTGGCGATTACCCTGTTTCCTGAGAAAAAGAATGTATTCATTGTTGCCTTGGCTGCTGGAGCCATCTCTGCCATGACAACCACATTTCCTGGAGGACAGATTCCAAATATCATAGATAAATTGGCAACAGCCTTTCTGTTTTACCTTTTATTCATCAGTCTTAAGAAGTTTTCAACATCCGTTGTGACGGTAAGTGTCTTGACTGCCGTAGGAACAATCATTTCCGGCGCTGTCTTCCTTGGATCGGCATATTATCTCGTATCCCTTCCAGGTCCTTTCGTTGCCCTTTTCGGAGCTGTTGTGCTTCCTGCCGTACTGCTAAATACAGTAGCGATGGTCATCATTTATCCAATCGTGAACGGCATCGTCAAAAAATCGAATGTAACCATTAATGCTTAA
- the yhaM gene encoding 3'-5' exoribonuclease YhaM — translation MGNGIIHYGIGEVVDIYMYIKTSTKAVASNGKPFLTLILCDKTGEIEAKLWDVSEADEKTYSAEATVKVQGEVQNYRGRSQLKIRNIRITSDADGVTKADLIQTAPLSQEEMMETITQFIFEMRNPNIQRVTRHLIKKYQNEFLTFPAATKNHHEYMSGLAYHVVSMLGLAKAISTLYPSLDRDLLYAGVILHDLGKVHELSGPVSTVYTVEGNLLGHITIMVNEIGKAAEELGIEAEEIMILKHLILSHHGKAEWGSPKPPMVREAEVLHYIDNMDAKINMMDRALEKVKPGEFTERVFALDNRSFYKPTF, via the coding sequence ATGGGAAATGGGATCATTCACTATGGAATTGGTGAAGTTGTAGATATATATATGTATATAAAAACGAGTACAAAGGCGGTTGCAAGTAATGGAAAGCCGTTTCTAACATTGATTTTGTGTGATAAAACCGGGGAGATCGAGGCGAAGCTGTGGGATGTCTCCGAGGCTGATGAGAAAACGTACAGTGCCGAAGCTACGGTGAAAGTTCAAGGTGAAGTCCAGAATTACCGGGGCAGAAGCCAATTGAAAATCCGCAATATAAGAATCACATCTGATGCTGATGGCGTAACAAAAGCCGATCTGATTCAAACGGCACCTTTAAGTCAGGAAGAAATGATGGAAACGATCACTCAATTCATTTTTGAAATGAGGAATCCGAATATCCAAAGGGTGACTAGACATCTTATTAAGAAATATCAGAATGAATTCTTGACGTTTCCTGCAGCGACGAAGAACCATCATGAGTATATGTCGGGTCTCGCTTATCACGTAGTATCGATGCTGGGTCTGGCCAAAGCGATATCAACCCTTTACCCATCGCTCGATCGTGACCTTTTGTATGCAGGAGTCATACTGCATGATCTAGGGAAGGTACATGAGCTATCTGGACCTGTGTCGACCGTTTACACGGTGGAAGGGAACTTATTGGGCCACATAACCATCATGGTGAATGAAATCGGTAAAGCAGCAGAGGAGTTAGGGATTGAAGCAGAAGAAATCATGATCCTCAAGCACTTGATATTAAGCCACCATGGCAAAGCGGAGTGGGGCAGCCCCAAACCGCCAATGGTGAGGGAAGCTGAAGTGCTGCATTACATCGATAACATGGATGCCAAGATCAATATGATGGACCGGGCCTTGGAGAAAGTGAAGCCGGGTGAATTCACGGAAAGAGTCTTCGCGCTCGATAATCGCTCATTTTATAAACCTACATTTTAA
- a CDS encoding HTH-type transcriptional regulator Hpr, which yields MQNKNYSMKEAMIFSQRIAQLSKALWKSIEKDWQQWIKPYDLNINEHHILWIAYHLNGSSISDVAKFGVMHVSTAFNFSKKLEERGFLTFSKKENDKRNTYIEITTEGEKILLDLMETYDPSKNSAFSGALPLRELYGKFPDMIEMMAVIRNIYGEDFMQIFERSFDNIDQEFTDVEGKITKKKIEKETEPV from the coding sequence ATGCAGAATAAAAATTATTCTATGAAAGAAGCAATGATTTTTAGTCAAAGAATTGCACAATTAAGCAAAGCATTATGGAAATCGATTGAAAAAGATTGGCAGCAATGGATTAAGCCCTATGATTTAAATATCAATGAGCACCATATACTTTGGATTGCCTATCATCTTAATGGCTCTTCCATTTCAGACGTTGCAAAATTTGGGGTCATGCATGTTTCTACGGCATTTAACTTTTCAAAGAAATTAGAGGAACGCGGGTTTTTGACATTTTCAAAGAAAGAAAATGACAAGAGGAATACGTATATTGAGATCACAACTGAAGGAGAAAAGATTCTTCTTGATCTGATGGAGACTTATGACCCAAGTAAAAATTCAGCTTTCTCAGGTGCCCTTCCACTTCGTGAGCTTTATGGTAAGTTCCCCGATATGATAGAAATGATGGCCGTCATCCGTAATATATACGGGGAAGATTTCATGCAAATCTTTGAGAGGTCCTTCGATAATATTGATCAGGAATTTACTGATGTGGAGGGTAAAATCACAAAAAAAAAGATAGAGAAAGAAACTGAGCCAGTTTAG
- a CDS encoding YjcZ family sporulation protein, with protein sequence MSGGIGGGFALIVVLFILLVIIGASWL encoded by the coding sequence ATGTCTGGAGGAATAGGTGGAGGCTTTGCTCTAATTGTCGTTCTTTTCATCCTGTTAGTCATCATTGGAGCTTCTTGGTTATAA
- a CDS encoding (2Fe-2S)-binding protein has product MVKLTPTMEKELQGFRVSIRGNEDSKTICNVEELISYAQARTGAETSKIAMSMWFRRYAFFVTAQLYMVSKHRLAWEGTLGDMGVLDDPEDEHWLPDFLLKTNRWGIVPEKESSAALQTILSRFGADAIAPVSKTTKISKHVLWETIWSYAVWMYSELLKLPDIKARVEADINCLLEDEIWLNIERRSPFKRFLGGKTIPESMNPYKRMTCCLYYRIDGQEKCAYCPNKNS; this is encoded by the coding sequence ATGGTTAAGCTCACACCAACCATGGAAAAAGAGCTGCAAGGCTTTCGCGTATCGATACGTGGAAACGAAGACTCAAAGACCATTTGTAATGTTGAAGAGCTAATTTCGTATGCACAAGCCCGGACAGGGGCGGAGACGTCAAAAATAGCCATGTCGATGTGGTTCAGACGATATGCTTTTTTTGTTACGGCACAATTGTACATGGTCAGCAAGCATCGGCTTGCCTGGGAGGGCACACTGGGGGACATGGGAGTTTTGGATGATCCGGAAGATGAACATTGGCTGCCGGATTTTTTATTGAAAACAAACCGGTGGGGAATTGTCCCGGAGAAGGAAAGCTCCGCTGCCCTCCAGACGATATTAAGCAGGTTTGGTGCGGATGCCATCGCCCCGGTTTCCAAAACCACAAAAATATCGAAACATGTACTGTGGGAAACGATTTGGAGCTATGCGGTATGGATGTATAGCGAGTTATTGAAACTGCCTGATATAAAGGCACGTGTTGAAGCGGACATAAATTGTCTGCTGGAAGATGAAATATGGCTGAATATTGAAAGGCGTTCACCATTTAAGCGATTTTTAGGGGGGAAAACCATCCCCGAGTCGATGAATCCTTATAAACGAATGACATGCTGTTTATATTACCGGATTGATGGACAGGAAAAATGCGCGTATTGTCCGAATAAAAACAGTTAA
- a CDS encoding AAA family ATPase, which translates to MIIKNLQVYGYGKLENQHFPELGRMQVFFGENESGKSTIMSFMHSILFGFPTRVQNEPRYEPKMHAKYGGRLTLLTKKHGEIVIERVKGKATGDVSITFEDGRVAGEKELNEILHGVDKNYYQAIFSFDLQGLQGLHTLSEGTMSKYLLSAGLVGNDKLLEAETKLQKELDRLFKPSGQKPLLNVKIKELKELQKKVKASEQEQQSYTAFLQEEKELKERLAEITEAIQEIENDLMNVGTFLRIKPLIEEQAKIESEISKIKDVSFPVDGLKRLEQLQAVAMPMKAQLAALTEKLNKLEGNLVKFEIKPFIKVHKEQIELAVNQGTLLEKLELDLRRAEHECLMEEKYIEKVKQDLFLDEPDDELSNLDISAFMKEKVKRMERDKHQLQNAKKQLDEKYGLQKVSLETAEARLKEIESQVMSVEKRSKLESLYNKQHNREFKTVKRLILDEQILELEKQLALQEKQEAQDRKRSLIMNGSIVALLCLGAISCYFSEQLLLSMILLAAAVLFVVSRYLSKGEMILSGHIRQLDDMKRKRSALGSEANLDHDGESMGQLLELDDRLQRQLETERFKYGEREEAFEATIQEYAAWEAGRDELDKEMKSILNGWGMSFPGMEINLESVFEMLEDWKTAVERKYEAIKRHQYLNEEFDSKAKGLLHFAHSLDVEPSAWREAIGLLKRELNNALEVSVQRTQWLQERIRLRNEIEQLTMEKEYLDAEIEQLFGLAKVNAEEEFRHHAALSEKKGSLQNQLGLIAIQIEQSRMLPERIQTYVKQRITTYAFEDLERKQKDAVKVKSALLEKLTDTKHQIKRLESSGVYDDLLNKFYEEKAAFNEEAKEWAKLAIAKRLLNKTLDRYKRERLPKVIADAERHFAFLTNGRYSKIILDHSGEGIFVQRSDGLRFGVEEVSRGTAEQIYVSLRLALADHTFENDSFPLIIDDGFVNFDATRTKRMLELLKKISLKRQIFFFTCHRHVMEDFTEKQVIHLSNSILKKDNDLIIRGI; encoded by the coding sequence TTGATCATAAAGAACCTCCAAGTTTATGGTTATGGCAAATTGGAAAACCAGCATTTCCCGGAACTGGGCCGGATGCAGGTATTCTTTGGCGAAAATGAATCTGGCAAGTCGACCATCATGTCTTTCATGCATAGTATATTATTTGGGTTTCCGACAAGAGTTCAAAATGAACCGCGCTACGAGCCTAAGATGCATGCCAAATATGGGGGAAGGCTCACTCTTTTAACAAAAAAACATGGGGAAATCGTTATTGAACGAGTGAAGGGAAAGGCGACTGGGGATGTATCGATCACCTTCGAAGATGGGAGGGTCGCGGGTGAAAAGGAGCTTAATGAAATTCTCCATGGCGTAGATAAAAACTACTACCAAGCCATTTTTTCTTTCGACCTTCAAGGACTTCAAGGTTTACATACGCTAAGTGAAGGAACCATGAGCAAGTATCTGTTGTCAGCTGGACTGGTCGGGAATGATAAGCTTCTTGAAGCAGAGACGAAATTGCAAAAAGAACTCGATCGGCTATTCAAGCCATCAGGCCAAAAACCCCTTTTGAATGTAAAAATAAAAGAACTTAAGGAATTGCAGAAAAAGGTTAAGGCATCAGAACAGGAGCAGCAGTCATATACCGCATTTTTGCAGGAAGAGAAAGAACTTAAGGAGAGGCTTGCTGAAATTACGGAAGCTATCCAAGAGATAGAAAACGATCTTATGAATGTGGGTACGTTCCTGAGAATCAAGCCCTTGATTGAGGAGCAGGCGAAAATTGAATCGGAGATAAGCAAAATCAAGGATGTAAGTTTTCCTGTTGATGGTTTAAAAAGACTTGAGCAGCTCCAAGCAGTGGCAATGCCGATGAAGGCGCAATTAGCAGCATTGACAGAAAAACTGAACAAACTTGAAGGGAATCTCGTTAAATTCGAAATAAAACCGTTCATCAAGGTGCACAAAGAGCAGATCGAACTTGCAGTCAACCAAGGCACTTTATTGGAGAAGCTCGAGCTGGACCTTCGGAGGGCGGAACACGAATGCCTGATGGAAGAAAAGTATATCGAAAAGGTGAAGCAGGACCTATTCCTCGATGAACCCGATGATGAATTGAGCAATCTCGATATCAGTGCATTCATGAAGGAAAAGGTCAAGCGGATGGAGAGGGATAAGCATCAACTCCAAAATGCTAAAAAACAGCTGGATGAGAAATATGGGCTGCAAAAGGTCAGTTTGGAGACGGCAGAAGCCCGCTTGAAGGAGATAGAATCCCAGGTAATGTCCGTGGAAAAACGAAGCAAGCTTGAATCTTTATACAACAAGCAACATAACCGTGAATTTAAAACGGTCAAAAGGCTCATTCTTGATGAGCAAATACTTGAACTTGAGAAGCAATTGGCCCTACAGGAGAAGCAGGAGGCTCAGGATCGCAAACGTTCCCTAATCATGAATGGAAGTATAGTAGCACTGCTATGTTTAGGTGCGATCAGCTGTTATTTCAGTGAACAGTTGCTGCTTTCCATGATACTTCTGGCCGCGGCGGTCCTGTTTGTGGTTTCCAGATATCTTTCCAAAGGAGAAATGATATTATCAGGGCATATCCGGCAATTGGATGACATGAAACGAAAAAGGTCGGCACTTGGCAGTGAAGCCAATCTGGATCATGATGGAGAGTCGATGGGACAATTGCTGGAATTGGATGACCGTCTCCAAAGGCAGTTGGAAACGGAAAGGTTCAAGTATGGGGAACGGGAGGAGGCTTTCGAAGCGACCATTCAGGAGTATGCGGCTTGGGAAGCTGGAAGGGACGAATTGGATAAAGAAATGAAAAGCATCCTGAACGGATGGGGCATGTCCTTTCCTGGCATGGAAATCAATCTTGAGTCTGTATTTGAAATGCTTGAAGATTGGAAAACTGCCGTTGAAAGGAAATATGAAGCGATCAAGCGGCATCAATATTTAAATGAAGAATTTGATAGCAAAGCGAAGGGTTTATTACATTTTGCCCACAGCCTTGATGTTGAGCCATCTGCTTGGCGTGAAGCGATCGGCCTTTTAAAGCGGGAATTGAACAATGCTTTGGAGGTATCCGTCCAGCGCACGCAGTGGCTGCAGGAACGAATCCGTTTGCGGAATGAAATCGAGCAGCTGACGATGGAAAAAGAGTATCTTGATGCCGAAATCGAGCAGCTTTTTGGATTAGCGAAGGTCAATGCTGAGGAAGAGTTCAGACATCACGCTGCCTTGTCCGAAAAGAAAGGCTCCCTGCAAAATCAACTCGGGTTGATAGCGATTCAAATTGAGCAATCGAGAATGCTCCCTGAACGAATACAAACGTATGTTAAACAACGGATCACCACTTATGCATTTGAAGATTTAGAGCGGAAACAAAAGGATGCTGTAAAAGTGAAATCAGCATTACTGGAAAAACTGACTGACACGAAGCATCAGATAAAACGTCTTGAATCATCAGGTGTTTATGACGATTTACTTAATAAGTTTTATGAAGAAAAAGCGGCGTTCAATGAAGAAGCGAAAGAATGGGCGAAATTGGCCATAGCCAAACGCTTATTGAATAAAACTTTGGATCGATATAAAAGGGAACGTCTGCCCAAGGTCATCGCAGATGCCGAGCGACACTTTGCCTTTTTGACGAATGGGCGCTATTCGAAAATCATCCTTGATCATTCAGGAGAAGGGATTTTTGTACAGCGAAGTGACGGCTTGAGATTCGGGGTGGAAGAGGTAAGCCGCGGGACAGCCGAGCAAATTTATGTTTCCCTAAGGCTCGCCCTTGCCGATCATACTTTTGAAAATGATTCTTTCCCGCTTATCATCGATGATGGTTTTGTCAATTTTGATGCAACAAGGACAAAAAGGATGCTTGAATTATTGAAAAAAATTTCTCTCAAACGGCAAATCTTCTTTTTTACCTGCCATCGACATGTAATGGAGGATTTCACGGAGAAGCAAGTGATTCATCTATCCAATTCCATATTGAAAAAAGATAATGATTTGATCATCCGAGGAATATAA